From a region of the Neobacillus niacini genome:
- the mutL gene encoding DNA mismatch repair endonuclease MutL, with protein sequence MGKIIQLDDALSNKIAAGEVVERPASVVKELVENAIDAGSTVIEIEVEEAGLAKIRITDNGYGIEEEDVLLAFQRHATSKIKNENDLFRIRTLGFRGEALPSIASVSRLEMKTSTGDGAGNRVLIEGGNVEVYEKASSRRGTDITITDLFFNTPARLKYMKTIHTELGNITDVVNRLALSHPEVAFRLIHNERKLLQTNGNGDVRQVLASIYGMAIAKLLVPISGESLDYKISGYASMPEVTRASRNYISTMINGRFIKNYALAKAIQEGYHTLLPIGRFPIVLLNIEMDPLLVDVNVHPSKMEVRISKEAELNELVTGIIKNAFKSKILIPSAYTQEKKEIPKSEQTTLVLDERTIDIPVRREMTWERPVFSGPTIQEETETTKFNYEPVPPKVVVEDEHQKWEFEEFDPEPEQEPIETEQDTTVSYEDEKIESRIPRLYPIGQMHGTYIFAQNENGLYIIDQHAAQERLKYEYFREKVGQVHAELQELLVPITLDYSTDEYLKINENRVELENVGVFLEEFGLNSYIVRSHPQWFPKGEEKQIIEDMIEQLLSMKKVDIKKLREEAAIMMSCKASIKANRHLRNDEIQALLDDLRKASDPFTCPHGRPIIVHYSSYEMEKMFKRVM encoded by the coding sequence ATGGGTAAGATTATCCAGCTAGATGACGCACTATCCAATAAAATTGCAGCAGGAGAAGTAGTCGAGCGACCTGCATCTGTTGTGAAAGAATTAGTAGAGAATGCAATTGACGCTGGCAGTACGGTCATTGAAATTGAGGTAGAAGAGGCGGGGCTGGCGAAAATTCGCATAACCGATAATGGGTATGGAATTGAAGAGGAAGATGTCTTACTCGCCTTTCAACGTCATGCGACGAGTAAGATCAAGAATGAAAATGACTTATTCCGTATTCGCACCCTTGGGTTTCGTGGGGAAGCTCTGCCAAGTATCGCTTCTGTTTCACGTCTTGAGATGAAAACCTCAACCGGTGATGGTGCAGGAAATCGCGTGCTCATTGAAGGCGGCAATGTTGAAGTCTACGAGAAAGCTTCGAGCAGACGCGGAACAGATATTACGATTACCGATTTATTTTTTAACACACCTGCACGTTTAAAATATATGAAAACCATTCATACGGAGCTTGGGAATATTACCGATGTGGTGAATCGACTTGCACTGTCCCATCCGGAAGTCGCTTTCCGCTTAATTCATAACGAACGTAAGCTGCTGCAAACGAACGGAAATGGTGATGTCCGCCAGGTGCTTGCGTCCATTTATGGTATGGCGATTGCCAAACTGCTGGTACCGATATCAGGGGAATCACTTGATTACAAGATTAGTGGGTATGCTTCGATGCCTGAGGTAACCAGAGCATCAAGAAACTATATTTCTACGATGATTAATGGCCGTTTTATTAAAAATTATGCCTTAGCAAAAGCGATTCAGGAAGGGTACCATACGTTACTTCCTATCGGCAGATTTCCAATTGTTCTCCTCAATATTGAGATGGATCCATTGTTAGTCGATGTCAATGTGCATCCTTCTAAAATGGAGGTTCGTATCAGTAAAGAAGCAGAGCTAAATGAATTGGTCACAGGTATCATCAAAAATGCGTTTAAATCGAAGATATTGATTCCGTCAGCATATACGCAAGAGAAAAAAGAGATACCAAAGTCAGAACAGACTACGCTGGTTCTTGATGAACGAACCATTGACATACCGGTTAGAAGAGAGATGACATGGGAACGCCCAGTCTTTTCTGGTCCGACAATTCAAGAAGAAACGGAAACAACCAAGTTCAATTATGAACCGGTGCCGCCAAAAGTAGTAGTGGAAGACGAACATCAAAAGTGGGAATTTGAAGAATTTGATCCAGAACCAGAACAAGAACCAATCGAGACAGAGCAGGATACGACGGTTTCGTACGAGGATGAAAAAATAGAAAGCAGAATACCACGGTTATATCCAATTGGACAAATGCATGGTACCTATATCTTTGCTCAAAATGAAAATGGTTTATATATTATTGACCAGCATGCTGCACAGGAACGGCTGAAATATGAGTATTTCCGTGAGAAGGTGGGGCAGGTCCATGCTGAGCTTCAGGAATTACTTGTTCCAATTACGCTGGATTATTCAACAGATGAATATCTAAAAATAAATGAAAACCGCGTGGAATTAGAAAATGTCGGAGTGTTTCTTGAGGAATTCGGATTGAATAGTTACATTGTTCGCTCCCATCCACAATGGTTTCCAAAGGGAGAAGAAAAGCAAATCATTGAAGATATGATTGAACAGCTTCTTTCGATGAAAAAGGTCGATATCAAAAAGCTTCGTGAGGAAGCTGCGATTATGATGAGCTGTAAAGCTTCCATTAAAGCGAATCGTCATTTGCGCAATGATGAGATACAGGCGTTACTCGATGATTTAAGGAAAGCTTCGGATCCGTTTACTTGTCCGCATGGAAGACCTATTATTGTTCATTATTCTTCATACGAGATGGAGAAAATGTTTAAACGTGTAATGTAA
- the mutS gene encoding DNA mismatch repair protein MutS → MAGYTPMIQQYLTVKADYQDAFLFFRLGDFYEMFFDDAIKASQELEITLTSREGGSEDRIPMCGVPYHSAPNYIEQLISKGYKVAICEQMEDAKQTKGMVRREVVQLITPGTVMEGKSLTDKENNYIASISYFDDQTYGFAYTDLSTGESKVTQLSANFDEVLNELAVLSTKEVVVASSFDAELQKKMRERDVLAISFEDNSSIEMQFSNLLDNLNQDKLKQTAARLFHYLYRSQKRSLDHLQPVTTYQIHQFMKIDYYSKRNLELTETIRSKGKKGSLLWLLDETMTAMGGRMLKTWIDRPLLSQEEIEHRQTIVEVLMNKYFERQELREKLTEVYDLERLAGRVAFGNVNARDLVQLKRSLMQIPYLKQILHGMEHEVVKQIADSLDPCEEVTDLLEQAIVDNPPLSLKEGNIIRDGYNDQLDQYRYASRNGKTWIAQLEREEREKTGIKSLKVGFNRVFGYYIEVTRANLHLLTEGQYERKQTLTNAERFITPDLKEKEALILEAEEKCGELEYELFTEIREIVKEHIPRLQAAAKAVSELDVLQCFAQVSEERRYVKPTFSTEGKVVLKEGRHPVVEKVLNAQEYVANDCFMDTDREILLITGPNMSGKSTYMRQVALTAILAQIGCYVPADEAVLPIFDQVFTRIGAADDLISGQSTFMVEMLEARNALANATQNSLILFDEIGRGTSTYDGMALAQAIIEYIHKHIGAKTLFSTHYHELTILDSELEKLKNIHVSAIEHNGKLVFLHKIKEGPTDKSYGIHVAQLAELPKELINRANELLSALEKTDVQPVTVKSTVKEIEEQPAQLSFFDEPKEPKKQELSSKEKKVLDKMKEIDLLDITPLQAINLLYELQKKLKS, encoded by the coding sequence ATGGCTGGTTATACGCCGATGATACAGCAATACTTAACCGTGAAGGCAGATTATCAAGATGCCTTTTTATTTTTTCGCTTAGGCGATTTTTACGAAATGTTTTTTGACGATGCGATTAAAGCATCACAAGAATTAGAAATTACCTTAACGAGCCGTGAAGGCGGCAGTGAGGATCGAATCCCAATGTGCGGAGTACCGTATCATTCTGCTCCTAATTATATTGAACAGCTAATTTCAAAAGGCTATAAAGTGGCGATTTGCGAGCAAATGGAAGACGCCAAACAAACCAAAGGCATGGTAAGACGGGAAGTTGTCCAGCTCATCACACCAGGAACGGTAATGGAGGGCAAGTCATTAACTGATAAAGAAAATAACTACATTGCGTCTATTTCTTACTTTGATGATCAAACCTATGGTTTTGCCTATACTGATCTTTCAACAGGTGAGAGCAAAGTAACACAGCTATCAGCTAATTTTGATGAAGTTTTAAATGAGTTAGCTGTTTTAAGCACAAAAGAAGTCGTGGTAGCTAGCAGCTTTGACGCTGAATTACAAAAGAAAATGCGGGAACGTGATGTCCTCGCGATTTCCTTTGAAGATAATAGTTCAATAGAAATGCAGTTTTCCAATCTGTTGGATAATCTTAATCAAGATAAACTAAAACAAACGGCAGCAAGACTGTTTCACTATTTGTACCGCTCTCAAAAGCGAAGTCTTGACCACTTGCAGCCTGTGACTACTTATCAAATTCATCAATTTATGAAAATTGATTATTATTCAAAACGAAATCTTGAGTTGACCGAGACGATTCGCTCCAAAGGGAAGAAAGGCTCCTTACTGTGGCTGTTAGATGAAACCATGACAGCGATGGGCGGAAGGATGCTGAAAACGTGGATTGATCGTCCGTTACTGTCTCAGGAGGAAATCGAGCACCGTCAAACGATTGTAGAAGTATTAATGAACAAGTACTTTGAACGTCAAGAGCTACGTGAAAAATTAACGGAAGTATACGATTTGGAGCGACTTGCAGGACGTGTCGCTTTTGGGAATGTGAATGCCCGCGATCTCGTTCAATTGAAGCGCTCATTAATGCAGATTCCTTACCTAAAACAAATTCTTCACGGCATGGAACATGAAGTGGTAAAACAAATTGCCGATTCACTTGACCCTTGTGAAGAAGTGACAGATTTATTAGAGCAGGCGATTGTGGATAATCCTCCTCTATCACTTAAAGAAGGAAATATCATTCGCGACGGATACAATGACCAATTGGATCAATACCGTTATGCCAGTCGAAACGGGAAAACCTGGATTGCCCAGCTTGAACGTGAAGAGCGAGAAAAGACGGGGATCAAATCCCTTAAAGTAGGCTTTAACAGGGTATTTGGTTACTATATTGAAGTGACGCGTGCAAACCTTCATCTGTTAACAGAAGGTCAATATGAGCGCAAACAAACCTTAACAAATGCAGAGCGCTTTATCACACCAGATTTGAAAGAAAAAGAAGCATTGATACTGGAAGCGGAAGAAAAATGCGGTGAGCTGGAATATGAACTATTTACGGAAATCCGAGAGATTGTAAAAGAACATATTCCACGTCTGCAGGCTGCTGCAAAAGCAGTTAGTGAACTAGATGTGCTCCAATGCTTTGCCCAGGTAAGTGAAGAGCGTCGCTATGTAAAACCGACGTTTTCAACAGAGGGTAAAGTGGTTCTAAAGGAAGGCAGACATCCTGTGGTCGAAAAAGTGTTGAATGCACAGGAATATGTAGCTAACGACTGCTTTATGGACACAGACCGTGAGATACTTCTCATCACGGGTCCTAACATGAGTGGTAAAAGTACGTATATGCGTCAAGTTGCGTTAACCGCCATCTTAGCGCAAATTGGCTGTTATGTACCGGCAGATGAAGCGGTGCTGCCAATTTTCGACCAAGTATTTACGAGAATTGGAGCCGCAGATGATTTGATCTCTGGACAAAGTACGTTCATGGTCGAAATGCTTGAGGCCAGAAATGCTTTGGCCAATGCTACGCAAAACAGCTTAATTTTATTTGATGAAATTGGCCGTGGAACTTCTACCTACGATGGGATGGCACTAGCACAGGCTATCATTGAATACATCCATAAACATATTGGCGCGAAAACGCTATTCTCAACTCATTACCATGAACTAACCATTCTGGATAGCGAGTTAGAGAAATTAAAGAATATTCATGTTAGTGCAATTGAACATAATGGAAAGCTCGTTTTCCTTCATAAAATAAAAGAAGGACCGACAGATAAGAGTTATGGAATTCATGTAGCGCAGTTAGCTGAGCTTCCGAAGGAATTAATCAATCGTGCCAATGAACTTTTATCAGCACTCGAAAAAACTGATGTACAACCTGTCACTGTAAAAAGCACAGTAAAGGAAATCGAGGAGCAGCCAGCTCAGCTGTCATTCTTTGATGAACCGAAAGAGCCGAAAAAACAAGAGCTTTCTTCAAAAGAAAAGAAAGTTTTAGATAAAATGAAAGAAATTGATTTACTAGATATTACACCGCTTCAAGCGATTAATTTGTTGTACGAGCTTCAGAAAAAGCTTAAAAGCTAG
- a CDS encoding TIGR02206 family membrane protein, translating into MGWFGGNYKEFDFEMFSVSHFVIIALLFLGSVLIYINRNTLKVEKWRKAEVVVGISLLVIELTYHFWMAVNDMWDVSHAIPLELCSISLVLSVLLLLTRKKIIYEILLFTALLGASQAIFTPLLNFDFPHFRFFHFFYTHLMDIWVVFYFTWVVGYRPTIWSVVKLFVFLNLLMPIIMLINKAVEGNYMFLSHKPKSPSLLDLLGPYPWYILSMEFLLITLSLIVWLIFRKKRIG; encoded by the coding sequence ATGGGATGGTTTGGAGGCAATTATAAGGAATTTGATTTTGAAATGTTTTCTGTCAGCCATTTTGTGATCATAGCCCTTCTTTTTCTTGGTTCAGTTTTGATTTATATTAATAGGAATACACTTAAGGTTGAAAAGTGGAGAAAAGCAGAGGTAGTTGTAGGAATATCTTTATTAGTCATCGAGCTTACTTATCATTTTTGGATGGCTGTGAATGACATGTGGGATGTCAGTCATGCTATTCCATTAGAATTGTGCAGTATCAGCCTGGTATTATCGGTACTGTTATTGTTAACGAGAAAAAAGATCATTTATGAAATATTGTTATTTACAGCCTTATTGGGAGCATCTCAGGCTATCTTTACACCATTATTAAATTTCGACTTCCCGCATTTTCGCTTTTTTCATTTTTTCTATACCCATTTAATGGACATTTGGGTTGTCTTTTATTTCACATGGGTTGTTGGCTATCGTCCAACCATTTGGTCGGTTGTAAAATTGTTCGTCTTTTTGAATTTATTAATGCCAATCATTATGCTAATCAATAAAGCAGTTGAAGGAAATTATATGTTTTTGAGCCATAAACCAAAAAGTCCGAGCCTTTTGGATCTTTTAGGTCCATATCCTTGGTACATTTTATCAATGGAGTTTTTATTAATTACCCTTAGCCTGATTGTTTGGTTAATTTTCCGTAAAAAAAGAATTGGTTAG
- a CDS encoding prolyl oligopeptidase family serine peptidase: protein MKRSYRTITEVTDFGPYITKIILPLSKSIKSDALSEDTFNVYVERRSKKTGEVLQLRKDWNSVELYPSKGYCCVTNAYISDSEGNKNEKGSHATLELECEAIHRLNSETAFEQEHNVYVFCDFRITQVKEIQTYNDTISGLVFDHFGGGKMEQIKGWVNSESSYAEMPLCFGYYSPNMNKEKRPLIIWLHGAGEGGYDTSIAYTGNNVVNLSSEKVQEIFGGAYVLAPQVPTMWMDDGSGEYTKSGNSMYVLALKALIDEFIHLHPDIDTNRIYIGGCSNGGFMTMRMIIDYPGFFAAAYPVCEALYDNVITDQNIEDIKNTPIWFTHAKNDEIVKPEITVIPTYERLLKAGAPNVHFSYFDKVVDTSGIFNDKEGNPFEFFSHGTWIYMLKDECELDYDGSPVKVNGKDVTLLQWLALQSKQITDQNRKSYVEFNNGGVR, encoded by the coding sequence ATCTATCAAATCAGATGCATTATCAGAAGATACCTTCAACGTTTATGTCGAGAGACGAAGCAAAAAAACGGGCGAAGTGTTGCAACTCAGAAAAGATTGGAATTCGGTAGAACTATATCCGTCAAAGGGCTATTGTTGTGTTACAAATGCGTATATATCTGACAGTGAAGGGAACAAAAATGAAAAAGGCAGTCATGCAACGCTGGAACTTGAATGTGAGGCAATCCACCGTTTGAACTCGGAAACTGCTTTTGAGCAGGAACATAATGTTTATGTTTTCTGCGATTTTCGTATAACGCAGGTAAAAGAAATACAAACCTATAATGATACCATTTCAGGACTTGTCTTTGATCATTTCGGAGGCGGAAAAATGGAGCAAATTAAAGGCTGGGTAAACAGCGAGTCATCCTATGCTGAGATGCCTCTCTGTTTCGGCTATTATTCACCAAATATGAATAAAGAAAAACGCCCTTTGATCATTTGGCTGCATGGAGCAGGCGAAGGCGGATATGACACGTCGATCGCTTATACAGGAAATAATGTTGTAAACCTGTCAAGTGAAAAAGTACAAGAAATATTTGGGGGCGCTTATGTCCTTGCTCCCCAAGTACCTACAATGTGGATGGACGATGGCAGCGGTGAGTATACTAAAAGCGGTAATTCAATGTACGTGTTAGCACTTAAAGCGCTCATTGATGAGTTTATTCATTTACATCCGGATATAGATACAAATCGAATCTACATCGGTGGCTGTTCCAATGGAGGCTTCATGACGATGCGCATGATTATCGATTACCCCGGTTTCTTCGCAGCAGCATATCCTGTATGTGAAGCACTCTATGACAATGTAATTACGGATCAAAATATTGAAGATATTAAAAATACCCCTATCTGGTTCACTCATGCAAAAAATGATGAAATAGTGAAACCTGAGATTACAGTGATTCCAACATATGAGCGGCTCCTTAAAGCCGGTGCTCCTAATGTTCATTTTTCATATTTTGATAAGGTAGTAGATACCTCAGGAATTTTTAATGATAAAGAAGGCAACCCCTTTGAATTTTTTAGTCATGGTACCTGGATCTACATGCTCAAAGACGAATGCGAGCTGGACTATGATGGTTCTCCAGTAAAAGTAAACGGAAAAGATGTCACTCTCCTACAATGGCTGGCGTTGCAGTCAAAACAAATAACGGACCAAAATCGTAAATCATATGTAGAGTTTAACAATGGAGGGGTAAGATGA